In a genomic window of Tachysurus vachellii isolate PV-2020 chromosome 13, HZAU_Pvac_v1, whole genome shotgun sequence:
- the smim19 gene encoding small integral membrane protein 19, translated as MGGLGVMANDESLDYTVHEAWNEATNVYLLVILVSFALLMYARKNKRKIMRIFTMPPTVGSAPETNFYDSLQKVRLRQQLEMYSLSRKFDQQHQQGQAQECVQLSME; from the exons ATGGGAGGTCTTGGAGTGATGGCTAATGACGAATCTCTGGATTATACGGTTCATGAAGCTTGGAACGAAGCCACTAATGTTTACCTGCTGGTTATTTTGGTCAGTTTTGCTCTGCTGATGTACGCAAGAAA AAATAAGAGAAAGATCATGCGGATCTTTACGATGCCTCCCACAGTGGGATCTGCTCCAGAGACGAATTTCTATGACAGTTTGCAGAAAGTGCGGCTTAGGCAGCAGCTGGAGATGTATTCTCTCT CCCGAAAGTTTGACCAGCAGCACCAGCAGGGCCAGGCACAGGAGTGTGTGCAGCTGTCAATGGAGTGA